TGCGCGAACGCAACGCCCTGCTGCGCGCGGGCGGCTACGCGCCGAGCTATCCGGAAAGCGGCCTCGATACGCCGGCGATGGGGAGAATCAACAAGGCCATCGCCTTCATCCTCGGGCAGCAGGAGCCCTATCCGGCATTCCTCATGAACCGGCACTGGGACATCCTGGCGACGAACCAGGCGGCGCAGCGCATCAACGGTTTCCTGCTCGACGGCCGGCCCGGCAAGCACGCGAACATGCTGCGCGCCGTGTTCGATCCGGACGATCTGCGCGGCCGCATGACGAATTGGGACGATGTGGGGAGCACGCTGATCGGGCACCTGCACGCGCTGGTCGCGGGGTCGCCGACGGATAGTAAAGCCCGCGCGCTGCTGGATGAGATCCTGGCGTATCCCGACGTGCCGTCGCGCTGGCGGCTGCGCGACCTGGATACGCCGCCCGCGCCGCTGTTGACGACGGAATTCCGTCACCGCGGCGTGGCGCTCAGCTTCTTTTCGACGATCACGACGTTCGGCACGCCGCGCGACATCACCATCGACGAGCTGCACATCGAGTCGTGCTTTCCGATGGATGAGGCGACGGCGCAGTTCTGCCGCCAGCTCGGCGGTTGAATCGCGTCAGACGAGCAGCGCCCCGCCCATCGATGCCGCGATCTCGGCCGCTTCATCGATCATGCGATGAAGGCTCTCTTCGTCGAGCAGGTAGTCGAGCGCGCTCTCGCTGTGTTCGGGCAGCGGCTCGCGTGCCGTGCCGAGCGGCGAGGGCACGCTGGCATACAGATTGGCCAGCAACAGGGTGTCCAGCAAGGTGGCGGGCGGCATGTGCAGCCAGGCGCCGCGCAGTGCGAAGATGGCCTCGGCGACGGGCTCCGGCAGCGCCAGCTTGCGCGCCACTTCGCGCGTGACGACGTCCTCGCACAGCTCGGCCCATTTTTCCGGGTCGTCGTCCAGCAGGCCCGGGAAACCGTCGGCGCGCGACAGCAGATAGAAGCCGCCGACCTCGTGGACGATGCCGGCGAACATGGCGGTATCCGGATTGACGAAGGTGACGCGGCGCGCGAACACATGGGCCAGCGCGGCCACCTGCACCGTGTGTTCCCACAGCTGCTCGGCCTTGGCGCGCAGGTCCGGATCGTCGATGCGGGCGCCGAACTGGCGCACGACGAGGCTCGCGACGAGCATCTGCAGGTTGCGGTAGCCGACCCGCGTCACGGCCGAGCGCACATTCGTGATCGGCTTGCCGCTCGAGTTGAACGTCGAGGAATTTGCCAGCGCGACGGTGCGCGCGGCCAGTTGCGGCTCGCCCAGCACGAGGCGGATCGCATCTTCCAGATGGCAATCGGGATCGTTCAGCGCGTGCTGCAGGCGCAGCACGGCATTCACGCTGGTGGGAAAGGAAATCTCACCGCGCGCGGCCTGGGCGGCGATGGTTCCGAAGGCTTCGAGTCTGTTCACGGCCGCGATTATACCGTGCCCTACCTACCGTCAAAACAATTCCCGACGGCTTTATATTGACCTGTGGTAGATCAGCAAAAGCAACGGCCGGTCCCAAAACCGGCCGCGGTCGGGCAAAAAGCGGTTGCTTATTTGACCTTGATGGCGCTCTTGACGCTGGTGACGCCGTCGACGCCCTTCGCGACTTTCACTGCCTTCTCGGCCTCTTCCTTCGAATTCACGAAACCGCTCAGCATCACGACGCCCTTCTCCGTCTCGACGTGGATGCCGAGCGAATCCAGGTTCGGCTCCTTGACGAGCCCGGCTTTCACCTTGGTGGTGATAGCCGTGTCCGAAGCGGCGACGCGGGTCTTGCCGGCGGCGTCGTGGGTCTTGTCGGCCGTCTCGTCGCCGGTGCGGTCCATCGCGTTGTCGGTCTTCCGGGCCACGGTCGAACCGGCATGCTTGGTCTTCTCGACGGCGGTGTGCGCGACTTCCTTGGTCTTCTCAGCAACTGTCGCGACTGCGGCCTTCACTTTGTCGGCTGCGGTCGCGGCAGTGTCGCGCGTCTTTGATGCGGCGTTTTCGGTCGCGTTCGCCGTGCGGTTGGCCGCGTCGGCGGCGTTCTCGCGCACGGCCGACGGCTTCGTCTCGACCAGGCAGCCGGTCTTGGCATCGGCGCCCACCTGTGCGCACTTGTCGACCGCGGCAGCCTTGGACGGATCGCGCGTATCGGTGCCGGCCACGACACCGCCGGACGCCGTGTTGCCGCTGGAGCCGGTCATGCCGCTGCCGCTCGAGCCGGCGGCCGTCGTGCGCTCGGTGCGCTCGGCCTTGGCGTCGGCCAGCGCGGCCGTGTGCACGGATTTCGCGTTGTCCATGCAGCTGTCCTTGTCGGCGCCGCTCTTCGCGCCGCATCGGGCCTTGGCGAGGTCGTATTCGGCGTCGGCGACATTGGTATGCGCCCGGGCACGGCCGGCGGCCGTGTTGTTGTACCTGGACAGTGCATCGGCTTCGGTGCGCGTGCGCGCCAGCCGGGCTTCGGCCATGCAGATGTCCTTGTCGTTACCGCTTTTCGCGTCACATTTCGCTGCGGCCGCCCGGTATTCCGATTCCGCTTTCTGCGTGAGATTGCGGTAGGTGGCCGGATCGTGGTTCAGCGCCGCAGTCGGCGCCGCGGCAAAGCTCGCGCCCGCAGCCGTCGCGAGCAAGGTCGCAATCAGCGTTTTCATGGTCTTGTCCCTTGTGGTGTTTGTTGTGACAGCCAATGTAACGCCGGGACGATCAAGACCTCTGTGCGGCACCGTACACTTGTCGGACAAACCATAAATCCGGCCATGCAGCCGGCATTGCTCGGCTCATCACTCAGTCATCGCTGAGCAGGCCTTCGCGCCACAACGGCGCCACGTCCTCGAACGGCTTGCCGGCGGCACCGAAACGGCTGCCTTCGCGCGCCAGGCGCACCCAGGCCCGCGTATCGTGGCCATTGTGCGCGACCGGCTGGTCCTGCCTCAGCTTTTCCAGCCACGCGTAGATGCGGCCGTAGTCGGCGGGGTGGCGGTCGTGCGTCCAGGCCAGCGCGACGAGGTCGGCATAGCCTTCTTCGCGGCGGGTCTCGCGCATCGCCTTCGATGCCGCCAGCAGCGACGGATCGTCGGCCGTTTCCTCGCCCGTCTCGACGAAGCCGGCCGGCAACGCGTGCCAGACGCCTTGCGCGTAACGCCAGCAATGGCCGATCTCGTGGGCGGCCATCGCCTCGATCAATTCGCCCTGCTGGGCGGCCGGCACGCCGTCCAGCTGGCGTTCGGCATCCGGATTGCCGCGCAGCGACAGCACGAGCTTGCAGCGGCCGCCGGCGAAGCCCATGGCCATCGGCACGGCGTTGGGGCCGGCCTGCGGCTGTACGACGATGTCGATGGGGAGATTCAGGCCGCGCGAATACTCGATGACGGGCAGCGCGGCGCCGAGCCAGCGCTGCTCCAGCGGGGTGAGGTCGGCGGCGGCGGCCGGGAGGGCCTGGGAGGCCGCGCACAGGACGGCGGCGGCAAAGATGAGCTTGGACATGGAGGGCTTCCCGTTCGGATATATGAAATGCCTAACGGCAATTCTATTCCGCGTTCAACCCTCGTTCTCAGCTATATTTTCGTGGCTGTCCAAAAGCGTAATGTTGCCTGAATGGCTCAATAACCTACGTCGTCCCCGCGAAAGCGGGGACCCATGCTGAGTTTCCGAAGCCAAGCGTCAAGCAGGCCAGAGGTCGTATGACGCGATCGACTTCTGCTGCCCAGCATGGATCCCCGCCTGCGCGGCGATGACGGCGTAATCAGCGCTGCGCCGGCACCAGCTTGGCCGCCGTCACGAACGCGGGACGGATATCGTTCGGCACGGCCTTCATCTTGTCCAGCGCCTTCTGCACGTCCGGACGGATGAGGACATAGCGCTTCATGAGATCCTGCGCGCGGGTGTAGTCGCCCGTCGCCTCGATCGTCAGGAATTCGCGGTCGAGGTCCGCCACGGCGCCCTTGATCTTGGCAAAGTCGACGGAGAACGTGCCGTCGCCGTGCGACACGAAGCCGCCCTTGTCGAGCAGGTAATTCATCTGGATCGCCATGCCGCGCGCGTGCGAATCGGTCAGGCCGAAGTGCAAGGTGCGGAACGCGGACGCGAGGTACGTGTTGTACAGCTTGCGCTCCGCCGCCGCGCCCTGTCCCAGCGAATCCTTCAACAGGCCCTTCTCCATCATGTACGCGAGCGCCCACAGGCCCGTGACGTCGGCCTTCGCTTCCTCGATGGTCGAGTAGGCATCCTTCAGATCCTGGCGCGGCGTGGACGGCTGGCCGTTCTGGGTCGTCGCGTGCGGACCCAGGCCGTGCATGATCTCGTGCGCGAGGATGTGGGTGAAGAACGCGTCGAAATCGAGGTCCTTCTGGTCGGCCGGACGCAGCACGAGCTTCGAGATCGGGGTCAGGGTCGCCGCGAACTTCGCTTCCTGGACGTTCTTCAGCATGACGCGCTTGGAGCCGCGTTGGCGGATGATCCGCTCGTCGTTCGGCAGGTTGTACGCGGCCGTCTGCACGCCCATATTGCCGTCGCCGGCGCCATACACCTGGTTCACGACCACCATCGGCGCGAGCGCCCCGACCTTGGGATTGCGGTACTTGGCATCCAGCGGCAGGTTGTTTTCCAGCTCCTGCATATGCTTGCCGAAGAAGTTCAGCTTGTCCGTCTCCTTCTGGTCGCGCACGTTCACGTACGCTTCGAACGCGGCCTTGTAGCCGAACAGTTCGTCGTTATACGTCTCGTACGGGCCAATCGTGACGTCGACCGGCGAGTCCAGGTCCATCCATGCGAAATCGGACGCGAGGTAGTCGTTCGACAGGAAGGCGTCGGCGCGCAGGTTCAGGAATTTTTTCAGCGACGCGTTGTCGGTCGCATTCGCCGCATCCTTCAGCAGCTTGGACAGTTTCTGCAGCTCGGTGCGGTATTCGTCGGAATACTTCACGATGGCGAATTTCTTCTCACCTTTTCCCGCCTTGTCCAAGCGGATCACCGTGAAGAACCACTGCGCCTGCTCCTTCTCCTGCGCCGGCAGGCCGTTCATCCACGTCTCGAGATCCTGCTTGCTCGCGCCTTCGGGATAAAAATTCGCGCCGAGCGGCTTCTCGGCCGGGATCTTGATGCCGGCATACTCGGCGGGCATGAAGGACTGGTTGCCGTCGATGATCGACCACGGCCCCTTGTTCAGCCAAAAGTAATCGCGGCGCGCCTTGCCCAGCGGCGTCGTGTCCTTTTGCAGCGCGGCCCACAACGCCTCGTTGCCGGACCAGCGCTGGCGCAGCTGCAAGGTATCGACGATTTTCGCCGCTTCGATCAGCTTGGCGATGGCGACGCGGTCGCCGGCGGACAGCTTTGCCGTGTCGGCCGTGAGGTCGACGGGCGCGAAGCGCTTGGCCATGGCTTGGAGCTGGGAGACGGTGGCCGGCGCCATGGCGGCGTCAAAGGCGTGGACGTTGGCGCACAGGGTCGCTGCGGCCAGGGCCAGGGGGGCGAGGAGGTGCTTCATTGAGGTCCCTTGTGAGGTTGGCAATCGGGCGATTGTAATCCTGTTCAGGGACGTGGGGAATGGATGGGCAGGCGGCGGTTCGAAGAAATCGGGTCCCCGCCTGCGCAGGACGACGATCATACGTAATGTATAAAGTCGTCGTTCCCGCGCAGGCGGGTAGTGTCCCCGACACTATCCCCCGATTTCAGCGGGACGCGACCGTCGACTCAGGCGCCGCCTGCTGCCAGCCGCCACCCAACGCACGCGCCACGGACACCGCAGCCAGCAACCGCTGCGTGCGGATCTGCGCCGCGGCGCGGTCGGCGGCCAGTGCGGAACGCTGGGCGTCGGTGACGTCCAGATAGGTCGACACGCCGCGGTCGTAGCGCGCCTGCGCCACCTGCACGGCGCGCGCGGCGGCCTGCTGCGCCTGCGCCTGCACGTCGCCCTGCTGATGGCGCTGCTGGACGTCCGACAGCGCGTCCTCGACTTCGCGCAGCGCCGTCAGCAGACGCGCTTCGTGGTTCGCGACGGCTTCGTCGTACCTGGCCTTGGCCAGATTGACATTGGCCTTGATGCGGCCGCCCTCGAACACGGGCAGCGACAGCGCGAGTGGACCGAACGAGAACTGGCGCGCGCTGCCCTTGGCCAGATTGCTCAGCGTTTCCGACGCATAGCCGAAGTTACCGGTCAGCGACACGCTCGGGTAATACGCGCCCTCGGCCACGCCCACCTGCGCATTGAACGCCTTCAGTGTCGCGACGCTCGCGGCCAGGTCCGGACGCTGGCCCAGCAGGCTGGCCGGCAGGCCGACCGGGATCGCGGGCGGCTGCGGCAAGGTGGCCGCCGCGTTGCCTGCCGCCGGCGGCAGGATGGGCTGGCTCGGCGACGCGCCGACCAGCACGGCCAGCGCGTGCTCCAGCGTGTTGCGCTGGCGCTGGGCTTCCTGGATGTCGGCTTCGGCGTTGGCGCGTTCGATGCGGGTGCGCGAGACATCCAGCTCGTTCGACAGGCCCGCGTTGAAGCGCGCCTCGATCAGTTGCTGCGACTCACGCCGCGTGGCCAGCGCATCGTTCAGGATGGCGATATCCGCGTCGAGGCCGCGCAGCTGCCAGTACGTCGTGGCGACCTGGCTGGAGAGCATCAGCATGACGCCGTCGCGGTCGTCCTGCGCCGCCAGCGCCTGGGCATCGGCTGCTTCCACGGCGCGGCGCACGCGGCCCCACAGGTCCAGCTCGTACGAGAAATTCGCACCGACCGTGAACTCGTTGCCCTTGATCGACTTGTGGCCGAACGTGGCGCCCATCGGGCTTTCGGCCGACGTGCGCGAGTTCGCGACACCGGCCGACACGCCGACGGTCGGCAGCTCGCTGGCGCGCGTCACACCCAGCTGCGCCTGCGCCTGCACGAGACGCTGCGCGGCGGCGCGCACGTTCGGGTTGTCGCGCAGGGCGCGCCGTTCCAGCTGGTCGAGTTGCGTGTCGCCGAACACGGTCCACCAGTCGGCCGGCAGGCGCGCAGCCTGATTCTGCGGCTCGGCCGCGGCGTGGCGCCAGGCCGGCGTGTCGACGCCGTTCGGTGCGACGAAGTCCTTGCCGACCGTGCCGCAGGCGGAAAGCAGTGCGGCGACGGCCAGCGCGACAGCAGTATGAACGACAGGTTTGATGTGAATAGTTTTCATTCTTTTATCCATGAATGCTTGATTCAGTGGCCACCGCCACCGCCGCCGCTGGGCGACTTGAGCTTGTCCGAGAACCACAGCGGGATGATCGCCACGAGCAGGATCATGCCGACGATGAAGAAGCCATCGTTGTAGGCCATCACGAAGGACTCCCGCCGCACGATGCGGTCGATCGCGGCGATGGCCTGCTGGGCCGCCGTCGCCGGGTCGAAGCCCTTGGCGAGGAACGATTGCGTCAGCGCGTCGAGCCTAGCCTGCGTGGCGCTTGATACCAGCGACACCGACTCGCCCAGGCGTTCCGAGTGGAAGTGCTCGCGGTTCGTGAGCGCAGTCGCCAGCAGGGCGATGCCCACCGAGCCGCCCAGGTTACGGGTCATGTTGAACAGGCTCGATGCCGACGTCATGTCCTTCGGCGGGATCCCGGCCATGGCGAAGTTCGACAGGGTCAGCATCACGAACGGCTGGCCGAGCGCGCGGATGATCTGCGACAGCATCAGCTGGTCGTAGCCCGTGCTGGCATCCATGTACGCGTTCATCAGGCACGAGATGCCGAACAGCCCGAGGCCGAACGAGCAGAGGATGCGATTGTCGATCTTCTGCGACAGGCGCGCCACGAACGGCATCACGAACAGCTGCGGCAGGCCGACCCAGGCGATCACTTCACCGATCTGCATCGGCGAATAACCCGCGATCTGGCCCAGGAACAACGGCAGCAGGAACGACGAGCCATACAGGCCCATGCCGATCACCGCGGACAGCACTGTCGCGACGAGGAAGTTGCGCTGGCCGTACAGGCGCAGGTTGACGAACGGCTCCGGCCGCGAAAAACCGATCACGACCCAGCCGAGGATGCCGACCAGCGCCAGCGAGGCGAACGTGATGATGAAGCCGGACTCGAACCAGTCCTTCGAGTTGCCCTCTTCCAGGAAGATCGTCAGGCTGGCGAGCCCCGTCGCCATGAACGCGATGCCGAGCCAGTCGGCCTTGTACAGCGCCTGCAAATTCATGGGCTCGCGGTCGATGCCCCAGTACATGCCCGCGATGAGCAGCACGCCCGGCACCCAGTTGATGTAGAAGATCGATGGCCAGCCGTACAACTCGGTGAGGTAGCCGCCCAAGGTCGGGCCCATCGCGGGTGCCAGCGTGGCGGTCAAGCCGAACATCGCCATGCCGACGGCGCGCTTGGCCGGGGGCAGGCGCGTCATCACGAGGGTCATCGCCATCGGGATCAGCGCGCCGCCCGTGAAGCCCTGCATCATGCGGAACACGATCATGCTGGACAGGCTCCAGGCCGTGCCGCACATCGTCGAAAACGCGAGGAACAAGGCCGTCGTGAGCATCAGGTAGCGGCGCTGGCCGAGGGCGCGCACGAACAGCGCCGTCATCGGGATCACCACGATCTCGGCGCACAGGTAGGCGGTCGAGATCCACGAGCCCTCTTCCTGCGTCGCCGACAACGTGCCGAGAATGTCGCGCAGCGAGGAGTTGGTGATCTGGATGTCGAGCACCGCCATGAAGGCGCCGAGCATGCCGGCCAGCACCGCGATCCAGGTGCGCGCATCGATGCGCGCGCCGTTGGCGGGTGCCCCCGGGGGCGCATGCGGCGCCATCGGTTTGGTGATCGTCGTGGACATGACGGTTCCTTACATTATTTGGCGGCTTGCTGTTGCGGTGCCTTCTGGCGCAGGTCGATCTCGACGACGGTCGACATGCCCGGCACGAGGCGGCCGGCGTACTTCCTGAGGTCTTCCGGGGCGAACGTGATCTTCACCGGCACGCGCTGGACGATCTTGGTGAAGTTGCCGGTCGCGTTATCGGCCGGCAGCAGCGCGAACTGATTGCCCGACGCCGGCGCGAAGCTGTCCACGCGGCCGACCAGTTCGTGCTTCGGCAGCGCGTCGACCTGGATGTTGACCTGCTGGCCCGGCACGATGCCCGGCAGCTGCGTCTCCTTGAAGTTGGCGACGACCCACACGTCGTCCTGCACGATGGCGGCGAGCTGCTGGCCCGGCTGCACGCGCGCGCCGACTTCCACGCTGCGCTTGCCGATACGGCCGGAGACCGGCGACACGATGCGGTTATAGCCGAGCTGCTGCTGGGCGTCCTTCAACTGGGCCTGCAGCACTTTCACTTGCGCCTTGAGCACGTCGCGCGCCGAGATGGCGGCGGCGATCTGCGCCTTGGCGGCGTTGGCGTTGTCGCGGCGGGCCGTAACGTCGGCCGTGGCGCCGGCGCGCGCGGCGGTGGCGGCATCCACTTCGGCTTTCGACACGGCTTTCATCGTGCTGTTGTACAGCTGGCCGTAGCGCTCGGCGTCCTGCTTGGCGCGCACGAGGTTCGCCTGCGCCTGCACGACTTGCGCCTGCGCGGCGGACGCCTGCGCCTTGGCCTGCTCGACGGCGGCGTCGGCCTGGACGATCTGCTGCTGCACGCTGGCGATCTGGGCCTGGATCTGCTCGACCTTAACGCCCTGGTCGGCCGGATCCAGCTCGGCCAGCACGTCGCCGGCCTTGACGATCTGGTTATCGTCGAACATCACTTTCGTGACGACGCCGGGGATGCGCGACGACACCGGGTGCACGTGGCCCGTGACGTAGGCGTTTTCCGTCTCGACGAAATAATGGCTGCGGTACCACATGCGGCCGCCGGCGGCCAGCGCGGCGGCAGCGATCAGGCCGACCACGATCAACACGCGCTTGGGAGGTCCCTTGGCGGCGTTGGCGGGCGCACCCTGGGCCGCCGGCGGAACGGCAGCGGCCGGCTTGTGGTCGACCGTCGTTTGGGTATCTGGCATGTGAACTCCGAAATGAAATGAAATTGGTCAATCGCATTATTGGACAACTTTTTGGCAAAGTCAAGAAATGAAACGGTTGCATTTCATTTGAGATTGCACTAGCATTGAGCCATGGACAAACATATGCATGACGCGGCCGAATGCTCCGGCAAGGCCGCAGGCCGGCCCAAGGCCGCCGACGTCGAGGCGCGTACGCAGGAATTGCTGCAGATCGCCGGCACGCTGTTCCTCAAGAACGGTTACACCAAGACCAGCCTGGAAGCGATCGCCCGCGCGGCCCACGTCGCGGTGCGCACCATCTATGTGAAGTTCGGCGGCAAGGCCGGGCTGCTGGCCGCCGTGCTGGCCGCCAAGCGCCACCGGTTCTTCCGCAGCCAGCCGATGGAGACGGACACCCGCCCCTTGCGCGAGATCGTGGACGACTTCGCGCACCAGATGTACGCCCTGATGTCCTCGCAGGAAGCCATCGACCTGCAGCGCATCGTGCTGGCCGAGGCGCCCACGAATCCGGAACTGGCCGAAGCCTTCTGGAACGGCGGTCCGCGCAAGACGCGCGAGCTGCTGAGCCGCTTTTTCGCCCGCCCGGACATCCGCGCCCAGATGCGCCCCGACGTGCCGCTCGACCTGCTGCCCTGCCACCTGATGGCCACCATTTCCGGCGAACTGCTCATGAATCTCCTGCGCCCGCAGTTCGTCATGGATCCGGAGAAGGCCGTCAGCGACTTGGAACGACGGCTCGATCTGTTCTACCACAGCATCCTGCCGCCGCAATCCTGATTCCACTTGGCAATGTGCGTCATCGCACCGACTCGATGAGTGGGAACCGGCATCCTGTGTTCTTTGAAGGAGGATGTCATGAACAACAACAATGCGAAGACGGCAGTTCGCCGCAAGGAGGGTGCATGAGCAAGTCGTCACGTTACGAATGGCGCGACCAGCAGGCCGCGCTGCACGAGCGCATGAAGGGGTTCCTCGCGAACCCGAGCAATGAACAGCTCGAGGCCATCGTCGCCGAAATGCGCGCGTACGCGGATGCCGCACAGAGCGGCAGTATCGAGATTCCGCAGCGGTGGAC
This genomic stretch from Massilia putida harbors:
- a CDS encoding helix-turn-helix domain-containing protein, translated to MTPLDLAPVPVGLLLREWRAARRLSQLDLSLDANISARHLSCIETGKSQPSRALLMRLADVLDMPLRERNALLRAGGYAPSYPESGLDTPAMGRINKAIAFILGQQEPYPAFLMNRHWDILATNQAAQRINGFLLDGRPGKHANMLRAVFDPDDLRGRMTNWDDVGSTLIGHLHALVAGSPTDSKARALLDEILAYPDVPSRWRLRDLDTPPAPLLTTEFRHRGVALSFFSTITTFGTPRDITIDELHIESCFPMDEATAQFCRQLGG
- a CDS encoding HDOD domain-containing protein, which encodes MNRLEAFGTIAAQAARGEISFPTSVNAVLRLQHALNDPDCHLEDAIRLVLGEPQLAARTVALANSSTFNSSGKPITNVRSAVTRVGYRNLQMLVASLVVRQFGARIDDPDLRAKAEQLWEHTVQVAALAHVFARRVTFVNPDTAMFAGIVHEVGGFYLLSRADGFPGLLDDDPEKWAELCEDVVTREVARKLALPEPVAEAIFALRGAWLHMPPATLLDTLLLANLYASVPSPLGTAREPLPEHSESALDYLLDEESLHRMIDEAAEIAASMGGALLV
- a CDS encoding BON domain-containing protein translates to MKTLIATLLATAAGASFAAAPTAALNHDPATYRNLTQKAESEYRAAAAKCDAKSGNDKDICMAEARLARTRTEADALSRYNNTAAGRARAHTNVADAEYDLAKARCGAKSGADKDSCMDNAKSVHTAALADAKAERTERTTAAGSSGSGMTGSSGNTASGGVVAGTDTRDPSKAAAVDKCAQVGADAKTGCLVETKPSAVRENAADAANRTANATENAASKTRDTAATAADKVKAAVATVAEKTKEVAHTAVEKTKHAGSTVARKTDNAMDRTGDETADKTHDAAGKTRVAASDTAITTKVKAGLVKEPNLDSLGIHVETEKGVVMLSGFVNSKEEAEKAVKVAKGVDGVTSVKSAIKVK
- a CDS encoding dipeptidyl-peptidase 3 family protein — encoded protein: MKHLLAPLALAAATLCANVHAFDAAMAPATVSQLQAMAKRFAPVDLTADTAKLSAGDRVAIAKLIEAAKIVDTLQLRQRWSGNEALWAALQKDTTPLGKARRDYFWLNKGPWSIIDGNQSFMPAEYAGIKIPAEKPLGANFYPEGASKQDLETWMNGLPAQEKEQAQWFFTVIRLDKAGKGEKKFAIVKYSDEYRTELQKLSKLLKDAANATDNASLKKFLNLRADAFLSNDYLASDFAWMDLDSPVDVTIGPYETYNDELFGYKAAFEAYVNVRDQKETDKLNFFGKHMQELENNLPLDAKYRNPKVGALAPMVVVNQVYGAGDGNMGVQTAAYNLPNDERIIRQRGSKRVMLKNVQEAKFAATLTPISKLVLRPADQKDLDFDAFFTHILAHEIMHGLGPHATTQNGQPSTPRQDLKDAYSTIEEAKADVTGLWALAYMMEKGLLKDSLGQGAAAERKLYNTYLASAFRTLHFGLTDSHARGMAIQMNYLLDKGGFVSHGDGTFSVDFAKIKGAVADLDREFLTIEATGDYTRAQDLMKRYVLIRPDVQKALDKMKAVPNDIRPAFVTAAKLVPAQR
- a CDS encoding efflux transporter outer membrane subunit; the encoded protein is MKTIHIKPVVHTAVALAVAALLSACGTVGKDFVAPNGVDTPAWRHAAAEPQNQAARLPADWWTVFGDTQLDQLERRALRDNPNVRAAAQRLVQAQAQLGVTRASELPTVGVSAGVANSRTSAESPMGATFGHKSIKGNEFTVGANFSYELDLWGRVRRAVEAADAQALAAQDDRDGVMLMLSSQVATTYWQLRGLDADIAILNDALATRRESQQLIEARFNAGLSNELDVSRTRIERANAEADIQEAQRQRNTLEHALAVLVGASPSQPILPPAAGNAAATLPQPPAIPVGLPASLLGQRPDLAASVATLKAFNAQVGVAEGAYYPSVSLTGNFGYASETLSNLAKGSARQFSFGPLALSLPVFEGGRIKANVNLAKARYDEAVANHEARLLTALREVEDALSDVQQRHQQGDVQAQAQQAAARAVQVAQARYDRGVSTYLDVTDAQRSALAADRAAAQIRTQRLLAAVSVARALGGGWQQAAPESTVASR
- a CDS encoding DHA2 family efflux MFS transporter permease subunit; this encodes MSTTITKPMAPHAPPGAPANGARIDARTWIAVLAGMLGAFMAVLDIQITNSSLRDILGTLSATQEEGSWISTAYLCAEIVVIPMTALFVRALGQRRYLMLTTALFLAFSTMCGTAWSLSSMIVFRMMQGFTGGALIPMAMTLVMTRLPPAKRAVGMAMFGLTATLAPAMGPTLGGYLTELYGWPSIFYINWVPGVLLIAGMYWGIDREPMNLQALYKADWLGIAFMATGLASLTIFLEEGNSKDWFESGFIITFASLALVGILGWVVIGFSRPEPFVNLRLYGQRNFLVATVLSAVIGMGLYGSSFLLPLFLGQIAGYSPMQIGEVIAWVGLPQLFVMPFVARLSQKIDNRILCSFGLGLFGISCLMNAYMDASTGYDQLMLSQIIRALGQPFVMLTLSNFAMAGIPPKDMTSASSLFNMTRNLGGSVGIALLATALTNREHFHSERLGESVSLVSSATQARLDALTQSFLAKGFDPATAAQQAIAAIDRIVRRESFVMAYNDGFFIVGMILLVAIIPLWFSDKLKSPSGGGGGGH
- a CDS encoding HlyD family secretion protein; the encoded protein is MPDTQTTVDHKPAAAVPPAAQGAPANAAKGPPKRVLIVVGLIAAAALAAGGRMWYRSHYFVETENAYVTGHVHPVSSRIPGVVTKVMFDDNQIVKAGDVLAELDPADQGVKVEQIQAQIASVQQQIVQADAAVEQAKAQASAAQAQVVQAQANLVRAKQDAERYGQLYNSTMKAVSKAEVDAATAARAGATADVTARRDNANAAKAQIAAAISARDVLKAQVKVLQAQLKDAQQQLGYNRIVSPVSGRIGKRSVEVGARVQPGQQLAAIVQDDVWVVANFKETQLPGIVPGQQVNIQVDALPKHELVGRVDSFAPASGNQFALLPADNATGNFTKIVQRVPVKITFAPEDLRKYAGRLVPGMSTVVEIDLRQKAPQQQAAK
- a CDS encoding TetR/AcrR family transcriptional regulator, with product MDKHMHDAAECSGKAAGRPKAADVEARTQELLQIAGTLFLKNGYTKTSLEAIARAAHVAVRTIYVKFGGKAGLLAAVLAAKRHRFFRSQPMETDTRPLREIVDDFAHQMYALMSSQEAIDLQRIVLAEAPTNPELAEAFWNGGPRKTRELLSRFFARPDIRAQMRPDVPLDLLPCHLMATISGELLMNLLRPQFVMDPEKAVSDLERRLDLFYHSILPPQS